One Kribbella sp. NBC_00662 genomic region harbors:
- a CDS encoding Gfo/Idh/MocA family protein: MADTQQQVAIVGCGIIGKRHAATIAERPDAIVTALVDPDAAAREAVLAQLTEAGQPEPKQYDDLTAALSGSDISLVAVCTPSGMHAELAEEALNERKHVVVEKPIDVDLGRARRLGAAAARAASHGVQLSVISQHRFDAGSAAIKEAIDAGRFGQLTSCVATVAWWRSDEYYASAGWRGTWAQDGGGALMNQGVHTADLVLWFMGRPVSIQAQALRAAHHAIEVEDTVVATITFENGAVGTLHATTAAFPGGRTRVSVHGTEGGAEVEDDRLSRLNVDGSKDEASVDVGDPGEHKAQYDNILTAIAAGNQPAITVQDGINALALVRAVYIASTLQRPVKFEDVLEGKYDDVEVARGVGLPPN, from the coding sequence ATGGCTGACACACAACAGCAGGTCGCGATCGTGGGCTGCGGCATCATCGGCAAGCGCCACGCGGCGACCATCGCGGAACGGCCCGACGCGATCGTCACCGCGCTCGTCGACCCGGATGCCGCCGCCCGGGAGGCGGTGCTGGCGCAGCTGACCGAGGCCGGTCAGCCGGAGCCGAAGCAGTACGACGACCTGACCGCGGCGCTGAGTGGGTCGGACATCTCGCTCGTCGCGGTCTGTACGCCGAGCGGTATGCACGCGGAGCTGGCCGAGGAAGCGCTGAACGAGCGCAAGCACGTCGTCGTCGAGAAGCCGATCGACGTCGACCTCGGCCGGGCCCGCCGCCTCGGTGCGGCGGCTGCCCGGGCCGCGAGCCATGGCGTGCAGCTGTCGGTGATCAGCCAGCACCGGTTCGACGCCGGCAGCGCGGCGATCAAGGAGGCGATCGACGCCGGACGGTTCGGGCAGCTGACGTCGTGCGTCGCGACGGTCGCCTGGTGGCGGAGCGACGAGTACTACGCGTCGGCCGGCTGGCGCGGGACGTGGGCCCAGGACGGCGGTGGCGCGCTGATGAACCAGGGTGTGCACACCGCCGACCTGGTGCTGTGGTTCATGGGCCGCCCGGTCAGCATCCAGGCGCAGGCGCTGCGGGCGGCGCACCACGCCATCGAGGTCGAGGACACCGTGGTCGCGACGATCACCTTCGAGAACGGCGCGGTCGGCACGCTGCACGCGACGACCGCGGCGTTCCCCGGTGGGAGGACGCGGGTGTCGGTCCACGGCACCGAAGGTGGTGCCGAGGTGGAAGACGATCGCCTGAGCCGGCTGAACGTGGACGGTTCGAAGGACGAGGCTTCGGTCGACGTGGGCGATCCCGGTGAGCACAAGGCGCAGTACGACAACATCCTGACGGCGATCGCGGCAGGCAACCAGCCCGCCATCACCGTCCAGGACGGCATCAACGCCCTGGCCCTGGTGCGGGCGGTCTACATCGCCTCCACGCTTCAGCGCCCGGTCAAGTTCGAGGACGTCCTCGAGGGCAAGTACGACGACGTAGAGGTCGCCCGCGGAGTAGGCCTACCACCCAACTGA
- a CDS encoding discoidin domain-containing protein, with amino-acid sequence MPRRLLARVLPAVLLASVIAVPAAHAATMYPSGVGADLGPTPTTLGVQPAAGDDPAGLRTGTEQGRTYWQTNQAAGTGYLEFDVDHDYVDEIGTDDVLVTVTYLDSGSGTLDLQYDAKANPQQDATDIQLTNTGAWKTGVFSLTDIGFTNRLGDADVRLFGSADITIASLRISTAGVSVQLGATPVQNGISPRAGDDASHLITGVQDGRAYWQTDRTAPSPGTNFFYMNVADTYLYDNHSLVLVSIDYFDEGNGQFGLHYDSPGETIPEKFKNSEVIRYGDTKTWKTYTFALPDAVMTNRSNGGDFRIHNGDGSADLKVAAVRVAKVATTLDVTEGLVDLIGEATRTEEAAREGTRDGQYPAGSRATLQDAIDDAQAIASTPGVTDAQVKAALTTLQAKLDAFTASIVDTNFAPGGTATASNGAAATVNDRDDSTSWTGGADSWLQIDLGKPRPVNDVRVEWAEAYSPDYTVQVSNDGKKFTSVGRIGSPGGNQTSRTRFAITSARYVRVAMTGADSFVVKELELRLTPVVTPKPKLVQTSNPTEDGVVADFDATQYGADRTGRRDSTKAIQQAIYACQDAGGGTVWLPAGQYKVTDTIEVHAFCSLRGDHGQKLGTGTVIIADLPSGDDGPSLFRIGGSAGVLGVTTYYPNQSATEPVPYGYTFEIPGGAWIGNENYMMSTVSDVTMLNSYRGIGVSTMPNDHGNAPSSGQVHESTTIRNVTGTALFEGARAYNGADVGTWENVAFSNSYWSSAPKAFNPPSRQALDTWTRAHGTGLVLGDLEWDQFYRISVSDYLVGIHVVAGQRAQFTGSFLQPDVRRTGTGLLVDVMDDRWGLTLAGGHVDGGITNNSAGYVKITGTEVVGAVSGIVHRMSGTAPTYDQKPLPKPVQKLYVVDAPHGVGYLPATDATRDVQKVLDQAGREGGGIVYLPAGWYRISTHLSVPAKVELRGASAVPNRDQGGASGGTVLQAFERNTDTALITLKSKAGVRGLRVFYPDNNPGKAEGVVPYPYAIRGQAGGNYVINAGFPNAWNGIDLSGDNVVVRKVAGAFFDHAISIGAGRNGRVEGVLSNGNAVTRVGYQEPYWMNEGSIFELVIDKYMRKTAKIVTVDGARGLTLLDVFAYGFHDGLVVNSGQVDAFNLGTDNLGTDGHTIQVVSGDVEATNLARYNGATLSGTATLHNVMVINVVQRSVSVQANGNGTVKIAGNESEPGKYEVGAQVTVTATPSSDSVFQSWTVNGTVVSTAPSYTFTVSTDQVLTANFQ; translated from the coding sequence ATGCCCAGACGCCTGCTTGCGCGGGTTCTCCCTGCTGTTCTGCTGGCGAGCGTGATCGCTGTTCCAGCAGCGCACGCCGCCACCATGTATCCCAGCGGGGTCGGCGCCGATCTCGGTCCGACCCCGACCACCCTCGGCGTGCAGCCTGCCGCCGGCGACGACCCCGCCGGGCTGCGCACCGGCACCGAACAAGGCCGCACGTACTGGCAGACGAACCAGGCAGCCGGCACCGGCTACCTCGAGTTCGACGTCGACCACGATTACGTGGACGAGATCGGCACCGACGACGTCCTGGTGACGGTGACCTATCTCGACAGCGGCTCGGGCACCCTCGACCTGCAGTACGACGCCAAGGCCAACCCGCAGCAGGACGCCACCGACATCCAGCTGACCAACACCGGCGCCTGGAAGACCGGCGTCTTCTCGCTCACCGACATCGGGTTCACCAACCGCCTCGGCGACGCCGACGTACGTCTGTTCGGCAGCGCCGACATCACGATCGCGAGCCTGCGGATCAGTACGGCGGGCGTGTCGGTCCAGCTCGGCGCGACGCCCGTGCAGAACGGCATCAGCCCGCGCGCCGGCGACGACGCGTCGCACCTGATCACCGGCGTACAGGACGGTCGTGCGTACTGGCAGACCGACCGCACCGCGCCGTCGCCGGGGACGAACTTCTTCTACATGAACGTCGCCGACACCTACCTGTACGACAACCACAGCCTCGTGCTGGTCAGCATCGACTACTTCGACGAGGGCAACGGCCAGTTCGGGCTGCACTACGACTCCCCCGGCGAGACCATCCCGGAGAAGTTCAAGAACTCCGAGGTGATCCGCTACGGCGACACCAAGACCTGGAAGACGTACACGTTCGCGCTGCCCGACGCGGTGATGACGAACCGCTCGAACGGCGGCGACTTCCGCATCCACAACGGCGACGGCTCGGCCGACCTGAAGGTTGCGGCGGTCCGCGTCGCCAAGGTCGCGACGACCCTCGACGTCACCGAAGGGCTCGTCGACCTGATCGGCGAGGCGACGCGCACCGAGGAGGCAGCGCGCGAAGGCACCCGCGACGGTCAGTACCCGGCCGGCAGCCGAGCCACGCTGCAGGACGCGATCGACGACGCTCAGGCGATCGCATCCACTCCGGGCGTCACCGACGCACAGGTCAAGGCCGCGCTCACGACGCTGCAGGCGAAGCTCGACGCCTTCACCGCGTCGATCGTGGACACCAACTTCGCCCCGGGCGGTACGGCGACAGCCAGCAACGGAGCAGCCGCCACCGTCAACGACCGGGACGACAGTACGTCCTGGACAGGCGGCGCCGACTCGTGGCTCCAGATCGATCTGGGTAAGCCGCGGCCGGTCAACGACGTACGCGTCGAATGGGCTGAGGCGTACTCCCCCGACTACACCGTCCAGGTCTCGAACGACGGCAAGAAGTTCACCAGCGTCGGACGGATCGGATCGCCGGGCGGTAACCAGACCAGCCGGACCCGGTTCGCGATCACGAGCGCCCGCTATGTGCGCGTCGCGATGACCGGCGCCGACTCGTTCGTCGTCAAGGAGCTCGAACTCCGGCTCACGCCGGTCGTCACCCCGAAGCCGAAGCTGGTGCAGACCAGCAACCCGACCGAGGACGGCGTCGTCGCCGACTTCGACGCAACCCAGTACGGCGCCGACCGCACCGGCCGCCGCGACTCGACGAAGGCGATCCAGCAGGCGATCTACGCCTGCCAGGATGCGGGCGGCGGGACCGTCTGGCTGCCGGCCGGACAGTACAAGGTGACCGACACGATCGAGGTCCACGCGTTCTGCAGCCTCCGTGGTGACCACGGCCAGAAGCTCGGCACGGGCACCGTGATCATCGCCGATCTCCCGTCCGGCGACGACGGGCCGAGCCTGTTCCGGATCGGCGGCAGCGCCGGCGTGCTCGGCGTCACGACGTACTACCCGAACCAGAGTGCGACCGAGCCGGTCCCGTACGGCTACACGTTCGAGATCCCCGGCGGCGCCTGGATCGGGAACGAGAACTACATGATGTCGACCGTCTCGGACGTCACCATGCTCAACTCGTACCGCGGGATCGGCGTCAGCACGATGCCGAACGACCACGGCAACGCACCGAGCTCCGGCCAGGTGCACGAGTCGACCACGATCCGCAACGTGACCGGTACGGCGCTGTTCGAGGGCGCCCGGGCCTACAACGGCGCCGACGTCGGCACCTGGGAGAACGTTGCCTTCAGCAACTCCTACTGGTCGTCGGCGCCCAAGGCCTTCAACCCACCGTCGCGCCAGGCACTCGACACCTGGACCCGCGCGCACGGCACCGGGCTGGTCCTCGGCGACCTCGAGTGGGACCAGTTCTACCGGATCAGTGTCAGCGACTACCTGGTCGGGATCCACGTGGTCGCCGGCCAGCGGGCCCAGTTCACCGGCAGCTTCCTCCAGCCGGACGTACGCCGGACCGGGACCGGGCTGCTCGTCGACGTGATGGACGACCGGTGGGGCCTGACGCTTGCCGGTGGTCACGTCGACGGCGGGATCACGAACAACTCGGCCGGGTACGTGAAGATCACCGGCACCGAGGTCGTCGGCGCAGTCTCCGGGATCGTCCACAGGATGTCCGGCACGGCACCGACGTACGACCAGAAGCCGCTGCCCAAGCCGGTGCAGAAGCTGTACGTCGTGGATGCGCCGCACGGGGTCGGATATCTGCCCGCGACCGATGCGACCCGTGACGTCCAGAAGGTGCTCGATCAGGCCGGGCGTGAGGGCGGCGGCATCGTCTACCTGCCCGCCGGGTGGTACCGGATCAGCACGCATCTGTCGGTTCCGGCGAAGGTCGAGCTGCGCGGCGCGTCCGCCGTGCCGAACCGGGACCAGGGCGGTGCGAGCGGCGGGACCGTGCTGCAGGCGTTCGAGCGGAACACCGACACCGCGCTGATCACACTCAAGAGCAAGGCGGGTGTGCGCGGGTTGCGGGTCTTCTACCCGGACAACAACCCGGGCAAGGCCGAGGGCGTCGTGCCCTACCCGTACGCGATCCGCGGTCAGGCCGGCGGCAACTACGTGATCAACGCCGGCTTCCCGAACGCCTGGAACGGTATCGACCTCAGCGGCGACAACGTGGTCGTCCGCAAGGTCGCCGGCGCGTTCTTCGACCATGCGATCTCGATCGGCGCGGGGCGCAACGGCCGCGTCGAGGGCGTGCTCTCGAACGGGAACGCGGTCACCCGGGTCGGGTACCAGGAGCCGTACTGGATGAACGAGGGCAGCATCTTCGAGCTCGTCATCGACAAGTACATGCGCAAGACGGCCAAGATCGTCACCGTCGACGGCGCGCGTGGGCTGACGCTGCTCGACGTGTTCGCGTACGGGTTCCACGACGGGCTGGTGGTGAACTCCGGTCAGGTCGACGCGTTCAACCTCGGCACCGACAACCTCGGGACCGACGGCCACACGATCCAGGTGGTCAGCGGCGACGTCGAGGCCACCAACCTGGCCCGGTACAACGGCGCTACGCTCAGCGGTACGGCGACGTTGCACAACGTGATGGTGATCAACGTCGTCCAGCGCAGCGTCTCTGTGCAGGCCAATGGGAACGGCACGGTGAAGATCGCCGGGAACGAGTCCGAGCCCGGGAAGTACGAGGTCGGCGCGCAGGTGACCGTGACGGCGACGCCATCATCGGATAGCGTTTTCCAGAGTTGGACCGTGAACGGGACCGTGGTGTCGACAGCGCCGTCGTACACCTTCACCGTCAGCACGGACCAGGTTCTGACCGCGAACTTCCAGTAG
- a CDS encoding MDR family MFS transporter: MTTAPTTDRLDRAVLKLAAVLVLGALAPLLDSTIVTIAIHTLGIELHTSVSTVQWVSTAYLLALAMAVPITGWAANRFGAKRMWIIALALFLLGSMLCGVAWNIGSLIAFRVVQGIGGGLMLPILQTLLLRAAGRDRIGRLMAVVTLPALIGPILGPVIGGLLVGHLDWRWIFYVNVPICITAIVLAVRVLKPDPEPTAAALDVPGLLLISPALAGIIYGLSQVGDHGFGNHRVLIPLITGIALLAAFALRRAKDPLIDLALFRTKSFTASTALLFLTGFGLYGAMLLLPLFYQQARGETVTAAGLLLVPQGIGSLIARTAGGLTDRYGPRSVILVGIVLTTLGTIPFAFTGTAYWVLAIALIVRGAGLSAVMLAVMVGAFRDLEPAQIPHASSTTRIMQQLGGAFGAATLAVVLQGQLAAHPTPTAYAHSFGWAIGFTVIAVVPALFLPGRRALE, encoded by the coding sequence ATGACAACCGCACCCACCACGGACCGCCTCGACCGGGCGGTCCTCAAACTCGCCGCCGTGCTCGTGCTCGGCGCTCTGGCTCCACTGCTCGACAGCACGATCGTCACCATCGCGATCCACACCCTCGGCATCGAGCTGCACACCTCGGTGTCCACGGTCCAATGGGTCAGTACGGCGTACCTGCTGGCGCTCGCGATGGCCGTCCCGATCACCGGCTGGGCCGCGAACCGCTTCGGCGCCAAGCGCATGTGGATCATCGCGCTCGCCCTGTTCCTGCTGGGCTCGATGCTCTGCGGCGTCGCCTGGAACATCGGCTCGCTGATCGCGTTCCGCGTGGTCCAGGGCATCGGCGGCGGCCTGATGCTGCCGATCCTGCAGACCCTGCTGCTGCGCGCCGCCGGCCGCGATCGCATCGGCCGCCTGATGGCCGTCGTCACGCTGCCCGCACTGATCGGCCCGATCCTCGGTCCGGTGATCGGCGGACTACTCGTCGGCCACCTCGACTGGCGCTGGATCTTCTACGTCAACGTCCCGATCTGCATCACCGCGATCGTCCTGGCCGTCCGCGTGCTCAAACCGGATCCCGAGCCCACCGCAGCGGCCCTCGACGTACCAGGACTGCTGCTGATCTCCCCCGCGCTGGCCGGCATCATCTACGGCCTCAGCCAGGTCGGCGATCACGGCTTCGGCAACCACCGCGTCCTCATCCCACTCATCACCGGGATCGCACTCCTCGCGGCCTTCGCCCTCCGACGGGCCAAAGACCCGCTCATCGACCTTGCACTCTTCCGCACCAAGTCCTTCACCGCATCGACCGCGCTCCTGTTCCTCACCGGCTTCGGTCTGTACGGCGCGATGCTGCTCCTCCCGCTCTTCTACCAGCAGGCACGCGGTGAGACCGTCACGGCCGCCGGGCTGCTTCTCGTCCCGCAAGGCATCGGCAGCCTGATCGCCCGAACGGCCGGCGGACTCACCGATCGCTACGGCCCACGCTCGGTCATCCTCGTCGGCATCGTTCTCACCACGCTCGGGACCATCCCGTTCGCGTTCACCGGCACGGCGTACTGGGTCTTGGCGATCGCGCTGATCGTCCGCGGCGCCGGGCTGAGCGCGGTGATGCTCGCCGTCATGGTCGGAGCGTTCCGTGATCTCGAGCCGGCGCAGATCCCGCACGCGAGCAGTACGACGCGGATCATGCAGCAACTCGGCGGCGCTTTCGGCGCCGCGACGCTGGCCGTCGTCCTGCAGGGTCAGCTCGCCGCGCACCCGACCCCGACGGCGTATGCACACAGCTTCGGCTGGGCCATCGGGTTCACCGTGATCGCCGTCGTACCGGCACTCTTCCTGCCCGGGCGCCGGGCTCTTGAATAA
- a CDS encoding TetR/AcrR family transcriptional regulator — protein sequence MERRRGAELEAVLLDAAWDELTESGYARLTMEAVAARAHTGKQVLYRRWRNRAELVVAAMRHRTGSIVENVPDTGSLREDVLGVLRLMADRFATLGPDVVHGLLAEAPDLDPEVYSRMSSVMGTIIKRAAERGEIPTADVPDRVLTAPTNLLRHEMLFAREPLPSSALTSLVDDVFLPLVSGTPRRSE from the coding sequence GTGGAGCGTCGAAGGGGTGCGGAGCTCGAGGCCGTCCTGCTCGATGCGGCCTGGGACGAGCTGACGGAGTCCGGGTACGCGCGGCTGACGATGGAGGCCGTCGCGGCCCGGGCGCATACCGGCAAGCAGGTGCTGTACCGGCGGTGGCGCAACCGGGCTGAGCTGGTGGTCGCGGCGATGCGGCACCGCACCGGCTCGATCGTCGAGAACGTGCCGGACACCGGCAGCCTGCGGGAGGACGTTCTCGGCGTACTGCGGCTGATGGCCGACCGGTTCGCGACGCTCGGACCCGACGTCGTGCACGGACTGCTGGCCGAGGCCCCGGATCTGGATCCGGAGGTCTACTCGCGGATGTCGAGTGTGATGGGGACGATCATCAAGCGTGCGGCGGAGCGCGGTGAGATCCCGACGGCGGACGTGCCCGACCGGGTGCTCACCGCTCCCACCAACTTGCTGCGTCACGAGATGCTGTTCGCCCGCGAGCCGCTCCCGTCGTCGGCGCTCACCTCGCTCGTCGACGACGTTTTCCTGCCGTTGGTCAGCGGAACGCCTCGACGTTCCGAGTGA
- a CDS encoding NAD(P)H-binding protein, protein MIVITGATGNVGRPLVQSLIAAGEDVVPVSRSGDGHQADLTRPETLKPALDGAKAVFLLTSANFLAGGNLQDVVDVVKAAGVPRVVLLSSQGVGTNRHPSVHEDAVTGSGLEWTILRPGNFASNAFQWAESVRTQRTMAAPFADVALPTVDPADIAEVAAAALTDSRQAGTSYPGTGHAGAIYTLTGPVAISPREQADVIANAVGEPVQFTELSRDQARTGMLTFMPEPVVEATLDVLGTPSAGEQQVSPDVQTVLGRAPRTFADWVTRNVEAFR, encoded by the coding sequence ATGATCGTGATCACCGGAGCAACCGGCAACGTAGGCCGCCCACTCGTCCAGTCCCTGATCGCCGCCGGCGAGGACGTCGTACCCGTCTCGCGCAGCGGCGACGGGCACCAGGCCGACCTGACCAGACCCGAGACCCTGAAGCCCGCCCTCGACGGCGCGAAGGCCGTCTTCCTCCTCACCTCCGCCAACTTCCTTGCCGGAGGCAACCTCCAGGACGTCGTCGACGTGGTGAAGGCAGCCGGCGTCCCCCGCGTCGTCCTGCTGTCCTCCCAAGGCGTCGGCACGAACCGCCACCCATCCGTCCACGAGGACGCCGTGACCGGGTCCGGTCTCGAGTGGACCATCCTCCGGCCGGGCAACTTCGCCAGCAACGCGTTCCAGTGGGCGGAGTCCGTCCGCACCCAGCGCACGATGGCCGCGCCGTTCGCCGACGTCGCACTGCCGACCGTCGACCCCGCCGACATCGCCGAGGTCGCAGCGGCCGCTCTCACAGACTCGCGCCAGGCAGGCACGAGCTACCCCGGGACCGGCCACGCGGGGGCGATCTACACGCTCACCGGTCCGGTCGCGATCTCTCCCCGCGAGCAGGCCGACGTGATCGCGAATGCTGTCGGCGAGCCGGTGCAGTTCACCGAACTCAGCCGGGATCAGGCGCGGACCGGGATGCTGACCTTCATGCCCGAGCCGGTGGTCGAGGCCACTCTCGACGTCCTCGGTACGCCGAGCGCCGGGGAGCAGCAGGTCAGTCCGGACGTCCAGACCGTGCTCGGCAGGGCGCCGCGGACGTTCGCCGACTGGGTCACTCGGAACGTCGAGGCGTTCCGCTGA
- a CDS encoding winged helix-turn-helix transcriptional regulator, whose amino-acid sequence MNETTAVEPVQACPIAPVVDLVFSRWTTPILWTLNEYGRQRFVELERRIGVITPKVLTQRLRQLERDGLVVREYHAEVPPRVEYEISPLGRSLAPLFHALADWSPNLTKVEAARHHYDTTEPPHRRP is encoded by the coding sequence GTGAACGAAACCACAGCAGTTGAGCCGGTGCAGGCCTGTCCGATCGCGCCGGTGGTTGACCTGGTCTTCAGCCGCTGGACGACCCCGATCCTGTGGACGCTGAACGAGTACGGCCGCCAGCGGTTCGTCGAGCTCGAGCGGCGGATCGGTGTGATCACGCCGAAGGTCCTGACCCAGCGCCTGCGCCAGCTGGAACGTGACGGCCTGGTGGTCCGCGAGTACCACGCCGAGGTCCCGCCCCGCGTCGAGTACGAGATCAGCCCGCTCGGCCGCAGCCTCGCCCCGCTCTTCCACGCCCTCGCCGACTGGTCACCCAACCTCACAAAGGTCGAAGCCGCCCGCCACCACTACGACACCACCGAACCACCCCACCGCCGCCCCTAA
- the sepH gene encoding septation protein SepH, whose translation MREARLVGLSQDGKQLVLAMAETGEEFAVPVDDRLRAALRGDRARLGQLEIQMESALRPRDIQARIRAGESPEAVAAIAQMPMERVMAFAGPVLAERDHIASLAQRASVRRRGGGDAPTRNLGAWVTDRLRTRHVDPASAEWDAWRREDGRWAVRVSYFVESEDEAEKKDEKIAMFAYDAPGRYAVPDDDEARWLVGEQAQVLATPVQPQPGERRLAAVADIDPLIAPDHGADSYEAGFEDTVGLRRRNHPVSREGAEPPRETRDFVREARELNRDSRESSRDYPREVSRDTGRSPDPERGPRRVHSVPNPDEEPTLIDVPVDQPPAPRPAVRAVERPADPPAFASPAAPDEAPAEARQARPQQPRPAEPRRPEPATEAASEPSRPAEVRHPEPAREPAAKQAPHVEPDPVTEAPRPAAADASEPAAAEETPAEPKKKAARRGKRASVPSWDEIMFGKKAD comes from the coding sequence ATGCGCGAGGCGAGGCTCGTCGGTCTGAGCCAGGACGGTAAACAACTCGTCCTGGCGATGGCAGAGACGGGTGAGGAGTTCGCCGTACCGGTCGACGACCGGTTGCGTGCGGCCCTCCGCGGAGACCGTGCCCGACTCGGCCAGCTGGAGATTCAAATGGAGAGCGCGCTGCGCCCACGAGACATCCAGGCTCGTATCCGCGCCGGCGAAAGTCCCGAGGCGGTCGCCGCCATCGCCCAGATGCCGATGGAACGCGTGATGGCGTTCGCCGGCCCGGTCCTGGCCGAGCGGGACCACATCGCCAGCCTCGCGCAGCGTGCGTCGGTCCGTCGTCGCGGCGGCGGCGATGCCCCGACGCGGAATCTCGGCGCCTGGGTGACCGACCGGCTGCGGACCCGTCACGTCGACCCGGCCTCGGCCGAGTGGGACGCGTGGCGGCGCGAGGACGGTCGCTGGGCGGTGCGCGTCTCGTACTTCGTCGAGTCCGAGGACGAGGCGGAGAAGAAGGACGAGAAGATCGCCATGTTCGCGTACGACGCCCCCGGGCGGTACGCGGTGCCCGACGACGACGAGGCGCGCTGGCTGGTCGGCGAGCAGGCGCAGGTGCTGGCGACGCCGGTCCAGCCGCAGCCCGGTGAGCGTCGACTGGCCGCGGTGGCGGACATCGACCCGCTGATCGCGCCGGACCATGGCGCCGACAGCTACGAGGCCGGATTCGAGGACACGGTCGGTCTGCGTCGCCGAAACCACCCTGTTTCCCGCGAGGGCGCGGAGCCGCCTCGCGAAACGCGCGACTTCGTGCGCGAGGCCCGAGAGCTCAACCGGGACTCACGCGAGAGCAGCCGTGACTACCCGCGCGAGGTTTCCCGCGACACCGGTCGATCACCTGACCCGGAGCGCGGTCCACGACGGGTGCACTCGGTGCCGAACCCGGACGAGGAGCCCACGCTGATCGACGTACCCGTCGACCAGCCGCCGGCGCCGCGCCCTGCAGTCCGCGCCGTCGAGCGCCCCGCCGACCCGCCCGCTTTTGCCTCCCCCGCGGCGCCCGACGAGGCGCCGGCCGAGGCTCGTCAGGCACGCCCGCAGCAGCCCCGCCCTGCGGAGCCCCGCCGTCCCGAGCCTGCCACCGAGGCGGCGAGTGAGCCGTCCCGTCCGGCCGAAGTCCGTCACCCGGAGCCTGCCCGCGAGCCCGCTGCCAAGCAGGCGCCGCACGTCGAACCTGACCCGGTGACCGAGGCGCCGCGTCCCGCGGCAGCTGACGCCTCCGAGCCGGCCGCGGCGGAGGAGACCCCGGCAGAGCCGAAGAAGAAGGCTGCCCGTCGCGGCAAGCGCGCCAGCGTCCCGAGCTGGGACGAGATCATGTTCGGCAAGAAAGCCGACTGA